A single Leptospiraceae bacterium DNA region contains:
- the pnp gene encoding polyribonucleotide nucleotidyltransferase, with protein MNIDEKYDVVSSEEYSDEIPDSGENIPKISNSNLFLEKKFVTLSQPWEDQEITIETGNWAKQAHGAVVYRCGKLVLLATVCAEKEPQEGQDFFPLTVEYREKSYAVGKFPGGFVKRESKPLDHEILISRLIDRPIRPLFPEGYFCEVQLLVTVLSADPERSLEGHAITAASAAIQVSDIPFHAPVAGVVVGYKDGKFYCDPKREILIEGEMELVVAGTESAVTMIEGEAKEVPEDILLKAIEFAHEKIKEKIQIQKRLVQELQPKKREISLKLPDANLKKLVYDYAYEQVYQANKTKDKKERARKIEEINKQTLDYILRSNYVTQNQLQADSVLKEAKNFLHELEYDVVRRTIFEEGIRADGRKVDEIREIQIEIDVLPSTHGSAVFTRGQTQSLGVVTLGAGDDFQLVETVYGEEIKKFMLHYNFPPFSTGEVKRLGPPARREIGHGHLAERALKAVIPNQEEFPYIIRVVSEILESNGSSSMASVCSGSLALMCAGVPIKRHVAGIAMGLIKDDETGKYLILSDIAGIEDHFGDMDFKIAGTRRGVTALQLDIKTEGLSLQILKDAIEQATRGKNYILDKMEEVISKPREQLAPTAPSILSVQIDVEKIGELIGPGGRIIKSIIERTGADVWVEQDGKVMISASNQESALKAKQIIENMFKKIEVGQIFKGVVKRITDFGAFIEIMPGKEGLLHISKMSPHRISSVREVMDVGDEVSVAVLDIDNTGRISLIIKDLHEKKEDKGPKSTTPNRPPRVDKRYRY; from the coding sequence ATGAATATTGACGAAAAATATGATGTAGTTTCAAGCGAAGAATACTCAGATGAAATTCCAGATAGTGGTGAGAATATTCCTAAAATTTCTAATTCAAATTTGTTTTTAGAAAAAAAATTCGTCACTTTATCTCAGCCTTGGGAAGATCAAGAAATCACAATTGAAACAGGAAATTGGGCAAAGCAAGCACACGGAGCCGTAGTATATCGTTGTGGAAAATTGGTGTTGTTGGCAACCGTTTGTGCTGAAAAAGAACCTCAAGAAGGACAGGACTTTTTCCCATTAACTGTGGAATATAGAGAGAAGTCTTATGCAGTAGGAAAGTTTCCAGGTGGATTTGTCAAAAGAGAAAGTAAGCCATTGGATCACGAGATATTAATTTCTCGATTGATCGATCGACCTATTCGTCCTTTATTTCCCGAAGGTTATTTTTGCGAGGTTCAGTTGCTTGTAACTGTGCTTTCGGCAGACCCTGAACGTTCATTAGAAGGACATGCCATAACTGCGGCATCAGCGGCGATTCAAGTTTCGGACATTCCTTTTCATGCACCGGTGGCGGGTGTAGTAGTAGGATATAAAGACGGAAAGTTTTACTGTGATCCAAAGCGAGAAATTCTCATAGAAGGTGAAATGGAGTTGGTCGTGGCAGGAACTGAAAGTGCTGTAACGATGATAGAAGGAGAGGCAAAAGAAGTTCCCGAAGACATACTCCTAAAAGCCATTGAATTTGCTCATGAAAAAATCAAAGAAAAAATCCAAATCCAAAAACGCCTAGTTCAAGAACTCCAACCAAAAAAAAGAGAAATCTCATTGAAATTACCCGATGCAAATCTCAAAAAGCTTGTGTATGATTATGCCTACGAGCAAGTTTACCAAGCAAACAAGACAAAAGATAAAAAAGAGCGAGCAAGAAAAATTGAAGAAATCAATAAACAAACCTTAGATTATATACTCCGTTCGAATTATGTGACTCAAAACCAACTCCAAGCTGACTCGGTTCTAAAAGAAGCAAAAAATTTTCTTCACGAGCTCGAATATGACGTAGTTCGAAGAACCATCTTTGAAGAAGGAATTCGAGCTGACGGTAGAAAAGTAGATGAAATCCGAGAAATTCAAATTGAAATAGATGTTTTACCTTCAACGCATGGTTCAGCGGTTTTTACCCGTGGACAAACCCAATCTCTGGGGGTAGTCACATTAGGTGCAGGTGATGACTTTCAATTGGTAGAAACTGTGTATGGTGAAGAAATCAAAAAGTTCATGTTGCATTATAACTTTCCGCCCTTTTCTACGGGTGAGGTAAAACGCTTAGGTCCACCTGCAAGAAGAGAGATTGGGCATGGACACTTAGCGGAAAGAGCCCTCAAAGCAGTAATACCAAATCAAGAAGAATTTCCTTACATCATTAGGGTTGTATCGGAAATTTTGGAGTCTAATGGTTCTTCATCAATGGCGAGTGTTTGCTCAGGCTCATTGGCACTGATGTGCGCAGGAGTTCCCATCAAACGTCATGTAGCTGGAATAGCTATGGGACTCATCAAAGACGATGAAACAGGAAAATATCTAATTCTTTCTGACATTGCAGGAATAGAAGATCATTTCGGAGACATGGACTTTAAAATTGCAGGGACGAGAAGGGGGGTAACTGCACTTCAGTTAGACATCAAAACTGAGGGTCTATCTTTGCAGATCTTAAAAGATGCTATTGAACAAGCAACCCGAGGAAAAAACTATATTTTAGACAAAATGGAAGAAGTGATCTCAAAACCTCGAGAGCAATTGGCACCAACAGCTCCATCCATTTTGTCTGTGCAAATTGACGTTGAAAAAATCGGTGAGTTGATCGGACCTGGCGGTAGAATCATAAAAAGCATTATCGAAAGAACAGGTGCGGATGTGTGGGTAGAACAAGATGGGAAAGTCATGATATCAGCATCGAATCAAGAATCTGCCCTAAAAGCAAAACAAATCATTGAAAACATGTTCAAAAAGATAGAGGTAGGTCAAATATTCAAGGGAGTTGTAAAACGTATCACTGATTTTGGAGCTTTTATCGAAATCATGCCCGGAAAAGAAGGTTTATTACACATTTCCAAAATGTCGCCACACCGCATAAGTTCAGTTCGAGAAGTAATGGATGTAGGGGATGAGGTTTCAGTCGCTGTTCTTGATATAGACAACACTGGAAGAATAAGTCTCATCATTAAAGACCTGCACGAAAAGAAAGAAGACAAAGGTCCCAAATCAACAACACCCAACAGACCCCCAAGAGTAGATAAAAGATATCGCTATTGA
- a CDS encoding DHHA1 domain-containing protein — protein MWVLFHKHCLDGTASASAVVKKFENVRVFPISHGYSQDEIEEILSTKNDTIYVVDFSLKRSDFEKLLLNGNRVIHIDHHITAKDEIEALEKAYSNFESIFNLQHSAAYLSWDYLFGDVPKLIKIIEDRDLWKKEYPETDIVCYYLFSKVLDKPQELLNLIEEPISSLYEKGLGIKEYIDSSIDQTLKKIEPIWLEFGGFLRKRFRIPAVNSNTYLSELGNELAKKYDGLGCVYYITGEEVKLSFRSVEGSKVNAQEVATFLGGGGHPHAAGARISLKKFIKMLK, from the coding sequence ATGTGGGTTTTGTTTCATAAGCATTGTCTGGATGGGACGGCTTCAGCATCAGCTGTCGTAAAAAAATTCGAAAATGTTCGTGTATTTCCGATCAGTCATGGATATTCTCAAGATGAGATTGAAGAAATTCTATCTACAAAAAATGATACCATTTATGTAGTAGATTTTTCATTGAAAAGATCTGATTTTGAAAAACTCCTTCTTAACGGAAATCGAGTCATTCACATCGATCATCATATTACAGCCAAAGATGAGATTGAAGCTTTAGAAAAAGCATACTCCAATTTTGAAAGTATATTCAACTTACAACATTCTGCGGCTTATTTAAGTTGGGATTATTTATTCGGTGATGTGCCAAAGTTAATAAAAATCATCGAAGATCGAGATCTCTGGAAGAAAGAGTATCCAGAGACGGATATTGTCTGTTATTATCTTTTTTCGAAGGTTTTAGATAAACCACAGGAACTCTTAAATCTAATAGAAGAACCGATTTCATCTCTATATGAAAAAGGTTTAGGTATTAAAGAATATATTGACTCCAGCATAGATCAAACCCTGAAAAAAATTGAACCTATTTGGCTTGAGTTTGGAGGTTTTTTAAGAAAAAGATTTCGCATCCCTGCAGTGAATTCTAATACTTATTTATCAGAATTAGGTAACGAACTCGCCAAAAAATACGATGGTTTAGGGTGTGTTTATTATATCACTGGGGAAGAAGTAAAGCTTAGTTTTCGAAGCGTCGAGGGTTCAAAAGTAAATGCTCAAGAGGTAGCTACGTTCTTAGGAGGTGGTGGACATCCACATGCCGCTGGTGCAAGAATTTCTTTGAAAAAATTTATAAAGATGTTAAAGTAA
- the dut gene encoding dUTP diphosphatase: MKIKVFCEKGARLPEKATSAAAAYDVRAFLPFDQEIILEPGDWFSVPTGLYFEIPQGYFLSVRPRSGLANQYGVTLLNSPGTIDSDYRGELKIIMINLGKQTFRIRNHERIAQIIVEKEIPFKWEVVSRKSDLSPSIRGEGGFGSTGLA, encoded by the coding sequence ATGAAAATAAAAGTATTTTGTGAAAAGGGAGCTCGACTCCCCGAGAAAGCAACTTCTGCAGCAGCTGCTTATGATGTTCGTGCGTTTTTGCCGTTCGACCAAGAAATCATCTTGGAACCAGGAGATTGGTTTTCTGTTCCCACGGGCTTGTATTTTGAGATTCCACAAGGTTATTTTCTATCTGTGCGACCTCGCTCAGGTTTGGCAAATCAATATGGTGTGACACTTTTGAACTCTCCTGGAACTATTGACTCTGATTATCGAGGAGAACTGAAAATTATTATGATAAACTTGGGAAAACAAACCTTTCGTATTCGCAATCATGAACGTATTGCCCAAATCATTGTTGAAAAAGAGATTCCCTTTAAATGGGAGGTAGTTTCTCGTAAATCCGATTTATCTCCTTCTATTAGAGGAGAGGGTGGTTTTGGAAGCACAGGCTTAGCATGA
- the rpsO gene encoding 30S ribosomal protein S15 produces the protein MITHEQKQEIIQKFSRHDKDTGSPEVQIALLTARIKDLTENHFNVHKKDHHSKRGLLKLVSQRKRLLSYLHRTDPAKYREIIKELNLRR, from the coding sequence AACCCACGAACAAAAGCAAGAAATCATTCAAAAATTTTCAAGGCACGACAAAGATACGGGATCGCCTGAGGTTCAAATTGCCCTTTTAACAGCAAGAATCAAAGACTTAACGGAAAATCATTTTAATGTTCATAAAAAAGATCATCATTCAAAAAGAGGATTGCTAAAATTAGTAAGCCAAAGAAAACGTCTATTAAGCTATCTACATCGAACTGATCCTGCAAAATACCGAGAAATCATAAAAGAATTGAATTTAAGAAGGTAA